The following are encoded together in the Anaerostipes caccae L1-92 genome:
- the metK gene encoding methionine adenosyltransferase has translation MEKILFTSESVTEGHPDKVCDQISDAILDELLKQDPMSRVACETCTTTGLVMVMGEITTNAYVDIQKIVRQTLTDIGYTRAKYGFDASTCGVITAIDEQSKDIALGVDKALEAKESDMSDEELDAIGAGDQGMMFGYATNETDEYMPYPISLAHKLSKRLTQVRKDGVLPYLRPDGKTQVSVEYDENGKPFRLEAVVLSAQHDPEVDQEQIHEDVKREIFDKVLPKEMVDDQTKFFINPTGRFVIGGPQGDAGLTGRKIIVDTYGGYARHGGGAFSGKDCTKVDRSAAYAARYVAKNIVASGLADKCEIQLSYAIGVAHPTSINVDTFGTGKISSEDLVELIRKNFDLRPAGIIRMLDLRRPIYRQTSNYGHFGRNDLDLPWERLDKADMLREQAR, from the coding sequence ATGGAAAAAATATTATTTACATCAGAATCCGTAACTGAAGGACATCCGGACAAAGTCTGTGACCAGATTTCAGATGCTATTTTAGATGAACTGTTAAAACAAGACCCGATGAGCAGGGTAGCATGTGAGACTTGTACCACAACAGGACTCGTTATGGTCATGGGCGAGATCACAACCAATGCCTATGTGGATATCCAGAAAATCGTAAGGCAGACTTTGACGGATATCGGATATACGAGAGCCAAATATGGATTTGACGCGAGCACCTGCGGTGTCATTACGGCCATTGATGAGCAGTCCAAAGATATTGCCCTTGGTGTGGACAAGGCCCTGGAGGCAAAGGAATCTGATATGTCTGATGAGGAACTGGATGCGATTGGCGCAGGTGACCAGGGCATGATGTTTGGCTATGCCACAAATGAGACGGATGAGTATATGCCGTATCCGATTTCTCTTGCTCATAAGCTGTCCAAGAGACTTACGCAGGTGCGTAAGGATGGGGTTCTTCCTTATCTGAGACCGGACGGCAAGACGCAGGTCAGCGTGGAATATGATGAAAACGGCAAGCCTTTCCGTCTGGAAGCTGTAGTTCTGTCTGCACAGCACGATCCGGAAGTGGATCAGGAGCAGATTCACGAAGATGTGAAGAGAGAGATCTTTGATAAGGTTCTGCCGAAAGAAATGGTGGATGATCAAACAAAATTTTTCATCAATCCCACAGGACGTTTTGTCATCGGGGGACCGCAGGGTGATGCGGGACTCACGGGAAGAAAAATTATTGTGGATACCTACGGCGGATATGCACGGCACGGCGGCGGAGCTTTTTCAGGCAAGGACTGTACCAAGGTAGACCGTTCGGCTGCATACGCTGCGCGTTATGTGGCAAAGAATATCGTAGCTTCCGGACTGGCTGATAAATGTGAGATTCAGCTGTCCTACGCGATTGGTGTTGCACATCCGACATCCATCAATGTGGATACGTTCGGCACCGGGAAAATATCCAGCGAAGACCTTGTGGAACTGATCAGGAAAAACTTTGATTTAAGACCGGCAGGCATCATCAGGATGCTGGATCTGAGAAGACCGATCTACCGTCAGACATCAAATTATGGTCATTTCGGAAGAAATGATCTGGATCTGCCGTGGGAACGCCTGGACAAAGCCGATATGCTGAGAGAACAGGCCAGATAA